The following DNA comes from Leishmania mexicana MHOM/GT/2001/U1103 complete genome, chromosome 8.
CAGGTAAGGCGCCCGTGAGGGGAGGCAAGGCTTGCCAGGAGGGTGGCAAGCAGTGCTCTCTGTCCACACCGCTTGCCCCCCTTCTCATGCGCCTCTGCCCCGtcttcgctgccgctgcggcgcgcctgtCGCGCACCGGCCCCCTCTCCctatgtctgtgtgcatgcCACCAGGTGGCCCACCTGCCCCAGCCGTGCACGGCTCGCGGTCTCCTTTGCCCGTCTCCTCAccactcccccacacacttctcgctctgcctctccccctctcctccccgccccaaAACAAACACGCACGGGCAACCGCACAACACCACgaagcgcgtgtgcacgcagcagcaacaaagACATCCCCGTGCCAAGACTCGACTCTCCTCCGCACCCCCACTCGCCCCTTCCCATTCCTCCTCTCGTCCACATCCGCTTTACACCCGTTTTCAGGTGTGAAGGTGCGAAGATGGCGTGCAGGTGCAGCATGATTCTCTACGCCCTTCTCCAGTTCCTCGCGTTTCTCTTTGTGCTGGTGGCTACGCCGATCGACATGTTTCGCCCGAAGGGTACGAGCAGGTTTGCCAGTACACAGTGCCTGACTTTGTGGGGTGAAAAGATGGAATGCTTCAACACGGTGTACACGAGGAGCTCCGACGAGCTGTGGGCGAACTGCACTGACCGCCGCATCGTGTTCCGCGCCTCCGAGGCACTTGCGGTCATTTCCATTTTCGTGTACGCGTTGGCTTTCATCCTCGGCTTCATTATGCTGTTCTGCTGCTTTTGCCTCCGCTGGGTCTGCCTGACGCTCAACATCATTGGCAGCGTCACCCTGAGCGTCGTCTGGGTACTCATGGTTGTGGTCTACTATACGGATGACGTCAATGGGTGTCAGAGACTGATGAAATGGTTCCAATTTGGTTTGGGCTTCATTCTTCTCGTGTCGGCCTGGTGCCTTGATGTACTCGGGATCCTCGATCTGCTGATTCTCTGCTAGATTAGACACGTTGACGACAAGGGAATCCCCGCCCAggagccaccgcagcagtaggagggagagcgcagGGGGAAGCGGTGCTCATgtcagcgagagagggagccaGGGCTGCGGCTTccggcctctgcctcacaccgccctctctctcgcgctgccctgtcgtgcgtgcgcgtgcagacGTGCGGcgctcccacacacacggacacacagacCCCAACACGCATCCCGAGGTGCCGCTCTCGCCCCTGTTGTCCGCGCGTCTCTCCTCGCGCGCTTTCCCCCATCGCAAGCGCTCCGGCGGTGTGGCGCGTAGGAGAGAAGATGGTGCGTTGTGCCGATGCCTTGCCTCTCCCGTGCTCACGTCGTGTcatgcgcggcgcgtgctCTCCTACGCTGCTTGCCTGCTCTCCATCCGCACAAGGATGTGCGTTGTGTAGATGGCCGCGCACATCCGGCGCCGGCAAGCCCGTCCATGCccgcttccccctcctcctctgagcccccgccccccccccttcgccttCAGTGCCTTCTCGGAATGGCCCCCCTCACGCTCGCCCGGCGCACCCTTGGCGGAGCGGAGAAGCGAgatggtggcgccgtcgctgccggctgGCGAATGGGCGAGGGAAAACGAGggcgaaggagagaagagcacggccgaagcgggagggggagggagggaggaggcgcggtgCCACAGgaggccgtggtggcgggtgcTCAGGAGTCAGAGGGGCctctgcgcacacgcgcgaaaCCGGAGAAGCGGCCGCGGCCCTTCGTCCTCTCCCGTTTTCCTGTGCTCGTCATACAcggcgtacgtgtgcgcaggtgcatgcgggcctccccctccccctgctgccggtgcctcgtcctctcctctctcccctgtgCGCGTTTTTGTTCGTCTTTTCGTTGctttcctctctttctctgcgtgcgtgaaCACGCAAGAGGCCGATGGAGTGGATGGCGAAgcgagcagcgacagccgtgcggcggccgcagcaggtgcacgcgcgcacacacgcacacacgaggcagagaggggaaTGAATGAAAGGAACGAGGAAGTGCAGAGCGGAAACAGCGCAtgcgaaaaggaaaagatgAACAACGAACGAGAGACGTGGCTgccttcccccctctgtgactcgtgtgcgtgtgtgcgcgcttcgCCTCCCCATCCCGTCGCCTCTCCGGTactttcttctctttctcacTACACCGCGGGATCCTCAAGGCTCCGATGAGAAGAGTCTTCACACCGTACAATGGAGTGCAGCGGCCTGAGGCGACTCAGGGGGAAGCATGGCATGCGAGCTGTGTGCATGGTCTCAAGTCCCTGGCCCGAAGCTGGCCGTCTTCCTCCCTGAGCCTATCCGGCATCTACCTGCACCCGGCCCCTATTACCTGCGCGGCgggcgccaccacctccgcccaCGAGCAGCACCCTGAGCGCGGCCCGCCCGGGTCCGAGGCATGCAGTGCATCCGCGTCCGTCCGCCGCccatcgcgcagcacgcatcAGAAGACGGGACGAGGACGCACACGAGGAGCCGGTCAGACGCATGGCCCGATCCAGCGCCAGGCGGTTCGTCCTGGACGACCCGGAGTTAGCTGCAGTGCAACGGAGGTGGGCGGGCCGTATGCGGGCGTCTGCTTGTTGGCCTGCCTGCGATGGCGGGGCACGCTGCAAGCGCGCATTCCGTTGCCCCCAACACGCAGGCAAACGATAAGCAGAGCAAGAAGagaatacacacacacaaaacgacCAATGCAGAGCGCACCGCATTCGCTTGCTCGCcagaccgccgccgccggtctcTTGTCTTCGTCTGAAaagacggcgtgcgtgcgcttttctccccttccccgttGCCTTATTATTTTATGTTTTTCTCTGTGCCGTCTTccggcgcgcgcctctcgctctcgctcctcgaCTCGTCCACCCCAacagcgtcaccgccgccagggccaccaccctcccgccaccctcccttcctccgagaggaggggcggaggggatGCCGAGCTCTGTGCTGCTGGCAATGGTCGGGCTGCGCtatgcgcgcgcgtgtgcgttcTCGTGCGCCGGTGCATGCCCGTATATGTATGCGCATGCgtatgcacacacagacagacgcgcgtgcctccgggcagcgcagcctctTTCTGtttccaccccccccctcacgtgcccttctctccccctgtacgcacgtgtgtgcgggtcgcctgcgtcgcttctcctcgctcgctgcctcgtgcactgcacacgcgcacacactcaGGCACGCCAATGCCCACATAAAGGTACGCGCTCTCGCACACTCAGCTGAGCGCAATGCTgagcggcatcgccggcatccgtctgtgcgcggtgcgtgggacaggcggcgccgctgctgctgcccgtagctctggtgcggctgcgtccgCGTCCCCCAACGCCCCCACGCGCCCGGGCGCCTCACCGGCAAGATGTCGGAGACGGCGCACCGGGTGAGGACCttgcgggcgggcgggaggGGCCACGCCGGTGTGCTCCGTCGTGGCGACGCCGTGGTGAAGCGCAGTGCGACCTGCACGCTGCCCATGGACGCTGACGAGGTGGAGCTCTCTGTGGGggcccgcgcgcacgaccCGCACGACCcgcgcgacgccgaggcCATCGCGCTGATCCTGCTTAGCCGCGGCTGGcgggtggagcggctgcgactgctgGGGGAGGCGGGCCTCTcgccgtgtgtgtttgcgtcGAAGCTGGAGCGGGGCAGCACTAGCGAGAGGGCGCagcgggtgagggaggggagtcTTCGCCGTGCCCTGGCCCAGCACAAGGGCACCACGNNNNNNNNNNNNNNNNNNNNNNNNNNNNNNNNNNNNNNNNNNNNNNNNNNNNNNNNNNNNNNNNNNNNNNNNNNNNNNNNNNNNNNNNNNNNNNNNNNNNTCGATATGTTTACATCAAACCGGAACTGACCTCTGGCGACAGGGTGTGCGTCACGTTGTGGGGTGGAAAGATCGATTGCCGAAAGGCCCAGATTACAATCTCGTTGGACGAAGTGTGGGTGAATTGCCCGCGCGCCCGGAACAACTTCAGGCTTGCTCAGGTGTTCGCTATCATCTCTGCAATCGTGTACGGCTTTGCGTTCCTCTTCGGCTTCCTTTTGCTGTACTGCTGCTCTGGCTTCCGCtgggtctgcctggcgctgaacatcgtGGGCGCTGTCACCGCTGGCTTTGTCTGGGCGCTCATGGTGATGACCTACAAAGTGCACGGTCCAAAGTACGTGGAGCTGAGCAGATTCTTCAATTTCGGCACTGGCTTCGGTCTCTACGTGTGTGCCTGGGTGCTGGATATCCTCGACCTCAtcttcctgctgctcccgtgGCAACTCGGGGAATCCGGTGATAGTGAGGAGTCGAAGGAGCATACggaggtgatggaggaggaagagtcaaagccagaggaggaggacgtggagTCAAAGGTAACGGAGGagtaggagggagagtgcggcAGGAATGCACGGTAGAGCttagcggcagcgcggcagctccaccgagGCGTCGTCGTGGAGTGGCCTGATGAGCTGCTGCCTTCGggacagacggagggcgcGGAGGCTGCGGACGCTGGCCTCGGCCTTTCgccggcaccctctctctcgccgccgcctcgtgcgtgcgtgcgcggcgcgggtgacgcgttggcgatgcggtgcagcggcgcacgcgcaccctgcACGCACGTCGTGATGAGCCCCTCTCTgtttctgcgctgcggcgtcggcttcCCTGCTcgcgtggtgctgctcggctgtcggtgcgtgcgggctCCCTGTCGAGTGTCGATGTGGCTTCGCtgtcgagtgcgcgtgctggcgtgatgacggtttctgcgtggccgtcctcgtcctctcctgcgcgtgtcctctgcgccgtgcccgccgctccgtccgcttttgcctgtgctgcgctgcacggcgccttGCGCTCTGCAGTGGGCGACGCACCGTTAGCGGGGACgggcgcaccgacgacccTTTGTGAGCCGAaagcgcgagaggggcagcgaggggatgcgacggagcgtggcggcgaggggagtggagggcaggggagagacggacgcgcttgagagagcggcgggaggcgcagcgccgcaccgcgtctcGGTGGTGTGTCTCTCGCgtccgccgttgccgccgccctcgcgtgtctgcctcaccccctggcgcacaccgcacggACTGCTCgaggggagacggggtgcgctggtgtggtggtggcgggtgcaggcgacacaccgGTGGACACGCAACGCCAGAGGGCGGCGATGGCAggtcttgctcttcttccttcgcGCCTCATGCACGccctacgtgtgcgcgcacgcgtaagCACCCGCTGCTACACAGGAGGGCACCCCCGGCGTGCAGGGGAGTGCGGGGCCGGCGAGGCGTgtgggaaggcggaggcggctccgatgcggctgcggaggcgacgtGACGTCGggcatgtgcatgtggcgcttgcgcgttgctgctcccTGGAGCCATCCTGACGACCGCGCgttgcgctcctctccgtctctcgtTTGTTTCCGGTTTCGCGTCGACGCGTGCCATCCCCTCGATGGGCTACTgtgccgcacggcgtgcgcgtgtgtgcgtttgcCCGCCCCCCTGTAGTCGTTCATCTCCTTGTTCAGTGGATGCCGCCACCATGGCGCCCCTgccctgctgcgacggctccCCGCGGCGCTCGGACTCagagggcgaggatggcggcacgacgacgctgtgaagccgtcgcgcgcactcCCTGCACCACATAGTGTTGTTGCTTTTGTTTCCTTATCTATTCCCGTTATCgtggccgcacccgccgttccgcgctctcctctctctctgccctccgcaGGTGCAGGACGTGTTCGGTGTTCgactgtctgcctgcgtccgcgtgcgtgcgtgcgtgtgtgtgcctcagTTTCCTTGCTAAGTCTTTATTATCTGTTTACCTTTCCTGTGTCGTATCTTCCTCTGGGTTGTTTGTTTGGGTGCCTCGTCACACCACCGAGTCCTCCCGACGCGGGTGTGGAGAGTGTCTACACCGCATTacggcatgccgcggcttgaggcgtgtgaggggggaggcatggcATATGCCGGCAGAGCACAGGGTCTCAAAAGGCCCTgacctgcggctggccaaccTCCTCTCTGTGCTCGCCCGGGAGGCACCTAGGCCACCCCCTGTTACCCACGCgactgacgtcgccgcttccgccctcgaaCCGGACCGTGGTCGCGCCCCGCGTGGACGGAGGCATGCCGTGCACCCTTGtctccgccttgcgctgctagcgtcgcacgcacgcgaggaggggacgagcacgcacaggatgtgccggtgaggcgcatgccccggatgcgcgggaggcggtgcgtccatggcgaccgggatgcagccgtggtgcaacggaggcgggtgcgctgtgcctgagctcgtgtgtttgtggacgtgtcggtgtggtgtggcgccggcaagtgccgctgtgcgtccggcagccacgccaacCGCAGGCCACCAACCCTTCAaacgagaggggcggagcacgcgcgccgggcCGTGACGCGGTGTGACGCTTTCGTCTCCCCGAGACGGCTCGCGTTTGCGTCGGCCcgggacggcggagcgcgtgcgtgcgcgtgcctctcgcccccttttttgtcgctttgtctttccttctgtgcTACGTCCCCCCGCGCGCGGCTCTGTTCGTtatgcctctctcgcactcgcgctctcgtgacgtccgctgggcgacgccgatggcgtgcgcgccggcactgggttcgcccccctccttctgcgaggggaggggtagggggtgcggcgagcaccttgctgctgccagcggcgcggctgtgcta
Coding sequences within:
- a CDS encoding putative amastin-like protein; translation: RYVYIKPELTSGDRVCVTLWGGKIDCRKAQITISLDEVWVNCPRARNNFRLAQVFAIISAIVYGFAFLFGFLLLYCCSGFRWVCLALNIVGAVTAGFVWALMVMTYKVHGPKYVELSRFFNFGTGFGLYVCAWVLDILDLIFLLLPWQLGESGDSEESKEHTEVMEEEESKPEEEDVESKVTEE
- a CDS encoding putative amastin-like protein codes for the protein MACRCSMILYALLQFLAFLFVLVATPIDMFRPKGTSRFASTQCLTLWGEKMECFNTVYTRSSDELWANCTDRRIVFRASEALAVISIFVYALAFILGFIMLFCCFCLRWVCLTLNIIGSVTLSVVWVLMVVVYYTDDVNGCQRLMKWFQFGLGFILLVSAWCLDVLGILDLLILC